A window from Pseudomonas frederiksbergensis encodes these proteins:
- the rpsT gene encoding 30S ribosomal protein S20 — protein MANTPSAKKRAKQAEKRRSHNASLRSMVRTYIKNVVKAIDAKDAEKAQAAYVLAVPVIDRMADKGIIHKNKAARHKSRLNGHVKALNLAVAA, from the coding sequence GTGGCCAACACACCTTCCGCCAAAAAACGTGCAAAACAGGCTGAGAAGCGTCGCAGCCACAACGCCAGCCTGCGTTCCATGGTTCGTACCTACATCAAGAATGTAGTTAAAGCCATCGACGCAAAAGACGCTGAAAAAGCTCAAGCTGCTTACGTTCTGGCCGTGCCAGTTATCGACCGTATGGCCGATAAAGGCATCATCCACAAGAACAAGGCTGCTCGTCATAAGAGCCGCCTGAACGGTCACGTCAAGGCTCTGAACCTTGCTGTTGCCGCATAA
- a CDS encoding CreA family protein, whose product MRVAKGLLGLLLMMPLLASAEEIGQVSTVFKFVGPNDRIVVEAFDDPKVEGVTCYLSRAKTGGVKGGLGLAEDRAEASIACRQVGPISFKGELKDGDEVFKERTSLVFKTMQVVRFLDKKRNTLVYLVYSDRVIEGSPQNAVTAIPILPWAQAQ is encoded by the coding sequence ATGCGCGTGGCAAAAGGATTGTTGGGTCTGCTGTTGATGATGCCGTTGCTGGCCTCGGCCGAGGAGATTGGTCAGGTGTCGACGGTGTTCAAGTTTGTCGGTCCGAACGACCGCATCGTCGTCGAAGCGTTTGATGATCCAAAGGTCGAGGGTGTGACTTGCTACCTGTCGCGGGCCAAGACGGGTGGCGTGAAGGGTGGTTTGGGGTTGGCTGAAGATCGCGCGGAAGCGTCTATCGCTTGTCGTCAGGTCGGACCGATCAGCTTCAAGGGCGAGTTGAAGGATGGTGACGAGGTGTTCAAGGAGCGCACGTCGCTGGTGTTCAAGACCATGCAGGTGGTGCGATTCCTCGACAAGAAGCGCAATACGCTGGTGTACCTGGTCTATAGCGATCGTGTGATCGAGGGTAGTCCGCAGAATGCGGTCACCGCCATCCCGATCCTGCCGTGGGCGCAGGCGCAGTAA
- the proB gene encoding glutamate 5-kinase: MRSKVTGARRWVVKIGSALLTADGKGLDRAAMSVWVEQMVALHEAGVELVLVSSGAVAAGMSRLGWTVRPSAMHELQAAAAIGQMGLVQAWESSFAVHGRHTAQILLTHDDLSDRKRYLNARSTLRALVELKVIPVINENDTVVTDEIRFGDNDTLAALVANLVEADLLVILTDRDGMFDADPRNNPDANLIYEARADDPALDAVAGGTGGALGRGGMQTKLRAARLAARSGAHTIIVGGRIERVLDRLKAGERIGTLLSPERGMLAARKQWLAGHLQTRGTLVLDAGAVTALSQGNKSLLPVGVKLVQGSFRRGEMVVCVASDGREIARGLANYSALEAQKIIGQSSEAIVGLLGYMAEPELVHRDNLILV; encoded by the coding sequence ATGCGGAGCAAGGTGACAGGTGCGCGGCGTTGGGTCGTGAAGATCGGCAGCGCTTTGCTGACAGCGGATGGCAAGGGGCTGGATCGCGCGGCAATGAGTGTTTGGGTCGAGCAGATGGTGGCTTTGCATGAGGCTGGCGTCGAGCTGGTGCTGGTGTCCTCCGGGGCGGTGGCGGCCGGCATGAGCCGCTTGGGCTGGACCGTGCGACCCAGTGCGATGCACGAGCTGCAGGCCGCCGCCGCCATCGGTCAGATGGGGTTGGTGCAGGCCTGGGAATCGAGCTTTGCCGTGCATGGCCGGCATACCGCGCAGATTCTCCTCACTCACGATGACTTGTCCGACCGCAAGCGCTACCTGAATGCCCGTAGCACCTTGCGTGCGCTGGTCGAGCTGAAAGTTATTCCGGTGATCAACGAGAACGACACCGTGGTCACCGACGAAATACGTTTCGGCGACAACGACACCCTGGCAGCGTTGGTAGCCAACCTGGTCGAGGCTGACTTGCTGGTGATCCTTACTGATCGCGACGGCATGTTCGACGCCGATCCGCGCAACAACCCTGACGCCAATCTGATTTACGAGGCGCGCGCCGATGATCCGGCGCTGGATGCGGTGGCGGGCGGTACGGGTGGTGCGCTGGGTCGTGGGGGCATGCAGACCAAATTGCGTGCTGCGCGGCTGGCGGCTCGCTCCGGTGCGCACACCATCATCGTTGGTGGGCGTATTGAGCGCGTGCTGGATCGTCTCAAGGCTGGCGAGCGCATTGGCACCTTGCTGTCGCCCGAGCGCGGCATGCTGGCAGCGCGCAAGCAATGGCTGGCCGGGCACTTGCAAACCCGCGGCACGCTCGTGCTGGATGCTGGTGCGGTGACGGCGCTGTCCCAAGGCAACAAAAGTTTGCTGCCTGTGGGGGTCAAATTGGTCCAGGGCAGCTTCCGTCGTGGTGAGATGGTAGTTTGCGTGGCGTCGGATGGTCGTGAAATCGCTCGAGGCCTGGCCAACTACAGCGCGCTGGAAGCACAAAAAATCATCGGTCAGTCGTCTGAGGCGATTGTCGGTCTGTTGGGTTACATGGCGGAGCCGGAACTGGTTCATCGCGATAACCTGATCCTGGTCTGA
- the cgtA gene encoding Obg family GTPase CgtA, with amino-acid sequence MKFVDEVSIRVKAGDGGNGCMSFRREKFIENGGPNGGDGGDGGSVYMIADENLNTLVDYRYTRHFDAERGSNGGSTDCTGKKGEELVLRVPVGTTVIDSATQEVIGDLTKAGQKLLVAHGGWHGLGNTRFKSSTNRAPRQTTPGKPGEARDLKLEMKVLADVGLLGLPNAGKSTLIRAVSAAKPKVADYPFTTLVPNLGVVSVDRWKSFVVADIPGLIEGASDGAGLGIRFLKHLSRTRLLLHLVDMAPLDDTSAPDAAEVIVSELTKFSPSLAERDRWLVLNKCDQILEEEHDERVKEIVDRLEWTGPVYVISAISKLGTERLCHDIMRYLEDRADRLAADPAYKEELAELDQRIEDEARAQLQALDDQRALRRSGVKSVHDIGDDDWDEKDVDDEDGPEIIYVRD; translated from the coding sequence ATGAAGTTTGTTGATGAAGTATCGATTCGAGTAAAGGCCGGTGACGGCGGCAACGGTTGCATGAGCTTCCGTCGCGAAAAATTCATTGAAAACGGCGGCCCGAACGGCGGTGATGGTGGTGATGGCGGCTCGGTCTACATGATCGCCGACGAAAACCTCAACACCCTGGTGGACTACCGTTACACCCGGCACTTTGATGCCGAGCGTGGTTCCAACGGCGGCAGCACTGACTGCACCGGCAAAAAAGGTGAAGAGCTGGTCCTGCGTGTTCCGGTCGGCACTACCGTCATCGACTCTGCCACCCAGGAAGTGATCGGCGACCTGACCAAAGCTGGCCAGAAACTGCTGGTGGCTCATGGCGGCTGGCACGGTCTGGGTAACACCCGATTCAAATCCAGTACCAACCGTGCTCCGCGCCAGACCACTCCGGGTAAGCCGGGCGAGGCGCGTGACCTGAAGCTGGAAATGAAGGTATTGGCTGACGTCGGCCTGCTGGGCTTGCCGAACGCCGGTAAAAGTACCCTGATCCGCGCTGTATCGGCCGCCAAGCCGAAAGTCGCCGACTACCCGTTCACCACGCTGGTGCCGAACCTGGGTGTGGTCAGTGTCGATCGCTGGAAAAGCTTTGTGGTCGCGGACATTCCGGGCCTGATCGAAGGTGCTTCCGACGGCGCAGGCCTGGGGATTCGCTTCCTCAAGCACTTGTCGCGTACCCGTCTGTTGCTGCACCTCGTGGACATGGCGCCGCTGGATGACACCAGCGCTCCGGATGCTGCCGAAGTGATCGTCAGCGAACTGACCAAGTTCAGCCCGTCCCTGGCTGAGCGCGATCGTTGGTTGGTGCTGAACAAGTGCGACCAGATTCTTGAGGAAGAGCACGACGAGCGCGTCAAGGAAATCGTAGATCGCCTGGAGTGGACCGGTCCTGTCTATGTGATCTCGGCGATCTCCAAGCTGGGTACCGAGCGTCTGTGTCACGACATCATGCGTTATCTGGAAGATCGTGCCGATCGTCTGGCTGCCGACCCTGCGTACAAGGAAGAGTTGGCCGAGCTCGATCAGCGCATCGAAGACGAAGCTCGTGCTCAGTTGCAGGCCCTGGATGACCAGCGTGCCCTGCGCCGTAGCGGCGTGAAGTCGGTCCACGACATCGGCGACGATGATTGGGACGAAAAAGATGTGGATGACGAAGACGGTCCGGAAATCATTTACGTGCGTGACTGA
- the rpmA gene encoding 50S ribosomal protein L27, giving the protein MAHKKAGGSTRNGRDSEAKRLGVKMYGGQVIIPGNIIVRQRGTQFHAGYGVGMGKDHTLFAKIDGVIKFEVKGAFGRRYVSIVPKTEVVAA; this is encoded by the coding sequence ATGGCACACAAAAAAGCTGGTGGTAGTACCCGTAACGGTCGCGACTCAGAAGCCAAACGCCTTGGCGTGAAGATGTATGGCGGCCAGGTTATCATTCCGGGCAACATCATCGTGCGTCAGCGCGGCACCCAATTCCACGCTGGCTACGGCGTTGGCATGGGCAAGGATCACACTCTGTTCGCTAAAATCGACGGCGTGATCAAGTTCGAAGTAAAGGGCGCCTTCGGTCGTCGTTACGTAAGCATTGTCCCGAAGACTGAAGTCGTCGCGGCATAA
- the rplU gene encoding 50S ribosomal protein L21: protein MSYAVIVTGGKQYKVAPGEYLKIEKLEIATGESVTFDRVLLVANGDDVNIGAPVVAGATVVAEVISQGRHDKVRIIKFRRRKHHMKRMGHRQWYTEIKITGIQA from the coding sequence ATGTCGTACGCAGTAATTGTTACTGGTGGCAAGCAATACAAGGTCGCCCCAGGTGAATACCTGAAGATCGAAAAACTGGAAATCGCTACCGGCGAATCCGTAACTTTTGATCGCGTTCTGTTGGTCGCCAATGGCGATGACGTGAACATCGGCGCTCCAGTTGTTGCTGGCGCTACCGTTGTGGCTGAAGTGATCTCCCAAGGTCGTCACGATAAAGTCCGCATCATCAAGTTCCGTCGTCGTAAGCACCACATGAAGCGTATGGGCCACCGCCAGTGGTACACCGAGATCAAAATCACCGGTATTCAGGCTTAA
- a CDS encoding polyprenyl synthetase family protein, producing the protein MQPQAFYRAVADDFSAVDGIIKKQLTSRVPLVSKIGDYITSAGGKRLRPLLVLLCGKALGREGDDLRLLAATIEFLHTATLLHDDVVDMSGMRRGRSTANAMWGNAPSVLVGDFLYSRSFEMMVELGSMPVMKILSQATRIIAEGEVLQLSKVRDASTTEETYMEVIRGKTAMLFEASTHSAAALCEATSEQSEALRTFGDHLGVAFQLVDDLLDYKGDAETLGKNVGDDLAEGKPTLPLIYTMREGTPEQAALVRKAIQKGGIEDLESIREAVEASGSLDYTAQLARDYVARAIKCLDALPASEYRDALVELSEFAVARTH; encoded by the coding sequence ATGCAACCCCAAGCTTTCTACCGCGCGGTGGCGGACGATTTTAGCGCCGTCGACGGCATCATCAAGAAGCAGCTGACTTCCCGAGTGCCGCTGGTATCGAAAATCGGCGATTACATTACCTCGGCTGGCGGTAAACGCCTGCGTCCTCTATTAGTGTTGCTGTGTGGCAAGGCACTGGGGCGCGAAGGCGATGACCTGCGCCTGCTGGCCGCGACCATCGAGTTCCTGCACACCGCAACCCTGCTGCATGACGACGTAGTCGACATGTCCGGCATGCGCCGTGGCCGCTCGACCGCCAACGCCATGTGGGGCAACGCCCCGAGCGTACTGGTGGGCGACTTCCTGTATTCGCGGTCCTTCGAAATGATGGTCGAACTGGGCTCCATGCCGGTGATGAAAATCCTTTCGCAAGCCACGCGCATCATCGCCGAAGGCGAAGTGTTGCAACTGTCGAAGGTTCGTGACGCCAGCACCACCGAAGAGACCTACATGGAAGTCATCCGCGGCAAGACCGCGATGCTCTTCGAGGCCTCGACACACAGTGCTGCTGCGCTTTGCGAAGCGACATCGGAACAGTCGGAAGCCCTGCGTACATTCGGCGATCATCTGGGCGTGGCGTTCCAATTGGTCGACGACCTGCTGGACTATAAAGGCGACGCCGAAACCCTGGGCAAAAACGTCGGCGATGATCTGGCTGAAGGCAAGCCGACCTTGCCGCTGATCTACACCATGCGCGAAGGCACGCCGGAGCAGGCTGCCCTGGTACGCAAGGCGATCCAGAAAGGCGGCATCGAAGACCTGGAAAGCATCCGCGAAGCCGTCGAAGCGTCTGGTTCGCTGGATTACACCGCGCAACTGGCCCGTGACTACGTGGCCCGCGCGATCAAATGCCTCGATGCACTGCCTGCCAGCGAATACCGCGATGCTCTGGTCGAGCTGAGCGAGTTTGCGGTCGCCCGCACGCACTGA
- a CDS encoding zinc ribbon domain-containing protein YjdM produces MSTLPPCPKCNSEYTYEDGAQLICPECAHEWSASGEAEAVSDDTVKKDSVGNVLQDGDTITVIKDLKVKGTSLVVKVGTKVKNIRLCDGDHDIDCKIDGIGPMKLKSEFVRKV; encoded by the coding sequence GTGAGCACGTTGCCACCCTGCCCAAAATGCAATTCCGAATACACCTACGAAGACGGCGCCCAGTTGATCTGCCCTGAGTGCGCCCACGAGTGGTCCGCCAGCGGCGAAGCCGAAGCAGTGTCCGATGACACCGTGAAAAAGGATTCGGTCGGCAATGTCCTGCAGGACGGCGACACCATCACCGTGATCAAGGACCTCAAGGTCAAAGGCACATCGCTGGTGGTCAAGGTCGGTACCAAGGTCAAGAACATCCGCCTGTGCGATGGTGATCACGACATCGACTGCAAGATCGACGGCATCGGCCCGATGAAGCTCAAATCCGAGTTCGTCAGAAAAGTCTGA
- a CDS encoding FKBP-type peptidyl-prolyl cis-trans isomerase, translating into MSEVNLSTDETRVSYGIGRQLGDQLRDNPPPGVSLDAILAGLTDAFAGKESRVGQEEMSASFKVIREIMQAEAAAKAEAAAGEGLAFLAENAKRDGITTLASGLQFEVLTQGEGAKPTREDQVRTHYHGTLIDGTVFDSSYDRGQPAEFPVGGVIAGWTEALQLMNAGSKWRLYVPSELAYGAQGVGSIPPHSVLVFDVELLDVL; encoded by the coding sequence ATGTCCGAAGTAAATCTGTCCACCGACGAAACCCGCGTCAGCTACGGTATTGGCCGTCAGTTGGGCGACCAACTGCGCGACAACCCGCCACCGGGCGTTAGCCTGGACGCGATCCTGGCAGGTCTGACCGACGCTTTCGCCGGCAAGGAAAGCCGTGTGGGCCAGGAAGAAATGTCCGCGAGCTTCAAGGTCATTCGCGAAATCATGCAAGCTGAAGCAGCTGCCAAAGCTGAAGCCGCTGCTGGCGAAGGCCTGGCATTCCTGGCTGAAAACGCCAAGCGTGACGGCATCACCACTCTGGCTTCCGGCCTGCAATTCGAAGTGCTGACTCAAGGTGAAGGCGCCAAGCCAACCCGTGAAGATCAAGTACGCACTCACTACCACGGCACTCTGATCGACGGCACTGTGTTCGACAGCTCCTACGATCGTGGTCAGCCTGCAGAATTCCCGGTTGGCGGCGTGATCGCTGGCTGGACCGAAGCCCTGCAACTGATGAACGCCGGCAGCAAATGGCGTCTGTACGTGCCGAGCGAACTGGCTTACGGCGCTCAAGGCGTTGGCAGCATTCCGCCGCACAGCGTGCTGGTGTTCGACGTCGAGCTGCTCGACGTTCTGTAA
- a CDS encoding DUF6482 family protein, whose amino-acid sequence MNLQELNAYAIAGKIDELNLISMEGGIYLLEARMHGAAYPLSDARGQMFHLRSVEHAREVLHAFPSLPFNLVHISVHDEMCGLGASSEESLKVPIAWQH is encoded by the coding sequence ATGAACCTGCAAGAGTTGAATGCCTATGCCATCGCCGGGAAGATTGATGAACTCAACCTGATCTCGATGGAAGGCGGGATCTATCTATTGGAAGCGCGGATGCATGGCGCGGCGTACCCATTGAGTGATGCCCGCGGCCAGATGTTTCATTTGCGTTCGGTCGAGCATGCGCGTGAAGTGCTTCATGCCTTTCCCAGCTTGCCGTTCAACCTTGTACACATTTCGGTTCATGACGAGATGTGTGGGCTCGGTGCCAGTTCCGAAGAGAGCCTGAAGGTACCCATCGCGTGGCAGCACTGA